A single region of the Metarhizium brunneum chromosome 6, complete sequence genome encodes:
- the RPS13 gene encoding 40S ribosomal protein uS15: MGRLHSKGKGISASAIPYSRAAPAWLKTTPEQVVEQICKLARKGATPSQIGVILRDSHGVAQVKIVTGNRILRILKSNGLAPELPEDLYMLIKKAVAVRKHLERNRKDKDSKFRLILIESRIHRLARYYKTVGVLPPTWKYESATASTIVA, encoded by the exons ATGGGTAGACTTCACAGCAAGGGAAAGGGCATTTCTGCCTCCGCGATCCCATACTCTCGCGCCGCGCCTGCGTGGTTGAAGACCACCCCCGAGCAGGTCGTTGAGCAGATCTGCAAGCTTGCCAGAAAGGGTGCTACCCCTTCGCAGATTGGTGTCATTCTCCGTGACTCCCACGGTGTTGCCCAGGTCAAGATCGTCACCG GTAACCGAATTCTGCGAATCCTGAAGTCGAACG GCCTTGCCCCCGAGCTTCCTGAGGACCTGTACATGCTGATCAAGAAG GCTGTTGCCGTTCGCAAGCACCTCGAGCGCAAccgcaaggacaaggactcCAAGTTCCGCCTTATTCTTATCGAGTCTCGAATCCACCGTCTGGCTCGTTACTACAAGACCGTCGGCGTTCTGCCTCCTACCTGGAAGTACGAGTCTGCTACTGCCTCCACCATTGTCGCATAA
- the U2af50 gene encoding Splicing factor U2AF subunit — protein sequence MNGDSYSSRGGSYPEIFDQPEHLGALLTSCRVKAEGRSGRDYPTSRGDREDRRDRHRDRDRDRDRERDRDRGDRHRDRRRSRSPDHRGGHRRGDGGDVDAYSSSRNHRDREREDRYSGRDRRGERDWDRDRGSSRRDARRDEDDRPNRRDREGVDDRRRGGRGGDRRDDGFARQESRRSPSPAKPREPTPDLTDITPVLERKRRMTQWDIKPPGYELVTAEQAKLSGMFPLPGAPRQQPMDPTKLQAFMKEPNGGVSSAGLKASNSRQAKRLIVSNIPEGNSEENLLSFFNLQLNGLNVIESSDPCNLCQFSTDRSFAVLEFRNAGDATVALALDGINMEADDTMNGDGGEKQGLSIRRPKDYVMPAIPEEMAYDPNVVSNVVPDTVHKLSITNIPTFLTEDQIIELLAAFGKPKAFVLVKDSSTEESRGIAFAEYLEPGSANEPALNALNGMDVGGKKLKVLKASIGPTQVANFDVGITAISGLASQTSTDAEKGRVLQLLNMVTPEELMDTEEYEEICEDVREECSKFGNILELKIPRPVGGSRQSAGVGKIFVKFDTPDSCHKALTALAGRKFADRTVVTTYFPEENFDVGAW from the exons ATGAACGGGGACAGTTATTCGTCACGTGGCGGTTCGTACCCTGAAATCTTTGATCAACCTGAACACTTGGGAGCATTGCTAACCTCATGCCGTGTCAAAGCAGAGGGCCGAAGCGGTCGGGACTATCCT ACTTCTAGGGGAGATCGAGAAGACCGCCGCGACCGCCATAGAGACCGGGATCGTGACCGCGACCGTGAGAGAGACCGGGATCGGGGGGACCGTCACCGTGATCGCAGACGATCAAGGTCACCAGACCATCGTGGTGGGCATCGTCgtggagatggtggtgatgtagATGCCTATTCCTCCAGCCGCAACCACCGCGACAGAGAACGAGAGGACAGATATTCTGGACGCGATCGAAGGGGAGAGCGCGACTGGGATCGAGATCGAGGTTCCTCGCGCAGAGATGCCCGGCGCGATGAAGACGATAGACCCAACAGGCGAGACCGAGAAGGCGTCGATGATCGTCGCCGTGGTGGCCGGGGCGGAGATCGACGAGATGATGGTTTTGCACGACAAGAGAGTCGCAGAAGCCCATCTCCTGCAAAGCCACGAGAACCCACCCCGGACTTGACAGACATTACCCCGGTTCTGgaaaggaagaggaggatgacTCAATGGGATATTAAACCACCGGGGTACGAATTGGTAACGGCTGAACAGGCAAAGCTGTCGGGTATGTTCCCATTGCCCGGAGCCCCGCGACAGCAGCCGATGGACCCTACAAAGCTCCAGGCTTTTATGAAAGAGCCAAATGGTGGCGTTTCGAGTGCTGGTCTGAAAGCAAGCAACTCTCGTCAAGCGAAGCGTCTTATTGTTTCCAACATCCCCGAAGGAAACAGCGAGGAGAACCTTCTATCCTTTTTCAACCTTCAGCTCAATGGCCTGAATGTTATTGAGAGCTCGGATCCATGCAACCTCTGCCAGTTCTCAACCGACCGGTCGTTTGCAGTCTTGGAATTCAGGAATGCTGGTGATGCTACCGTGGCTCTTGCTTTGGACGGCATAAATATGGAGGCAGACGACACCATGAATGGAGACGGTGGTGAGAAACAGGGCTTATCAATTCGACGTCCCAAGGACTACGTTATGCCAGCTATCCCCGAGGAAATGGCTTACGACCCCAATGTCGTATCAAATGTCGTACCTGACACGGTGCACAAGTTGTCCATCACGAACATCCCGACGTTCCTTACCGAGGATCAGATAATTGAACTCCTCGCTGCATTTGGAAAGCCGAAGGCATTTGTTCTCGTAAAAGACAGCAGCACTGAAGAATCAAGG GGTATTGCCTTTGCGGAATATCTCGAGCCCGGTTCTGCCAACGAGCCCGCGCTGAACGCCTTAAATGGCATGGACGTCGGGGGCAAGAAGCTGAAAGTCTTAAAGGCTAGCATTGGTCCCACTCAGGTTGCCAATTTCGATGTTGGTATCACAGCCATCAGCGGTCTCGCCTCTCAGACTTCTACCGATGCCGAGAAGGGACGCGTGCTTCAACTCCTCAATATGGTGACCCCAGAAGAGTTAATGGACACGGAAGAATACGAAG AAATCTGCGAGGATGTCCGCGAGGAATGCTCCAAGTTTGGAAATATCCTGGAACTCAAGATTCCCCGCCCAGTGGGTGGCAGCCGACAGTCTGCCGGAGTCGGCAAGATATTCGTCAAGTTTGACACGCCAGACTCTTGCCACAAGGCATTGACTGCATTGGCAGGCAGAAAGTTTGCCGACCGAACCGTCGTTACCACATACTTCCCTGAA GAAAATTTCGACGTGGGTGCCTGGTGA
- the SDC1 gene encoding COMPASS component SDC1, with protein MADEISKSEATPEASRASPMVDKAPTSNTAVTTTAGHQPPSIDTPQKDVVMSDAPIDQAASPAPANLAPSPAPARTGTPALGSRAPSVHPDPGFTMPSEAPAHGDSTRRYLNTKVTGVLLEGMKQLAKNQPTDPLRCLGEYLIQRSKELEGNGS; from the exons ATGGCAGACGAAATATCCAAATCAGAAGCGACTCCAGAGGCTTCTCGCGCATCCCCTATGGTTGACAAGGCTCCGACCAGCAACACCGCGGTCACCACCACGGCGGGGCACCAACCGCCTTCGATCGACACACCTCAAAAAGACGTTGTCATGTCCGATGCTCCAATTGACCAGGCAGCG TCACCGGCTCCTGCCAACCTAGCTCCCAGCCCAGCTCCAGCACGGACAGGCACTCCAGCTCTAGGTTCTCGAGCGCCGTCTGTACACCCCGACCCTGGCTTTACTATGCCTTCAGAAGCACCTGCACATGGTGATTCCACAAGAAGATACTTGAATACGAAAGTAACTGGTGTACTACTCGAGGGTATGAAGCAGTTGGCCAAGAACCA GCCAACGGACCCTCTACGATGTCTGGGCGAATACCTTATTCAGAGGTCCAAGGAATTGGAGGGCAATGGTAGCTAA
- the FAN1 gene encoding Fanconi-associated nuclease 1: MDAFVTHFYRSDTSDESCRSASHRDSAGERAPKRVKRDEIKNPGPDFPDSEESDHGNESQKKTNWGSHHSEDADTSYLHEATAFENVLPPTQTDADAIEEYEQTRSSQKEADNDGTTANTKSLWIKGRSSIYVDAFNLALDTVLEEESELFDEKEMEVFRRWKVLSYEAQYLYVRLFLRKTAAWHRSSRLGYYSDISEPEEAIAALQAIQKLPTKNSQDTEELVSGFDLERFNLGASFAFADASEDYINSVEEAASLLLLDELRALAKDAKIQGKNKAELVKGLCRMSQQQLGLMALGLSRQNSRDSDVSVSDQESTGSCKNGHLKRQNLNRNEHFLRKMLAILGPCIRLSPLTYKLFERVHLVFYRSTEWTEKSLTTIILAKIARRNFPEYIVCRTSTIFASRLHLLEFEAGIRLEADVDNILESSGVPNEEDLQRIMDIFEMVYPRWKQYVNEEGEKERMVYEMGEGAYLRRFNPAHSYTRIIVKAMWVMGRRKEYAREHGLLEELLDQKLFHLARRGSWYQRKALLEEHYMPTVRDDEGSGDLEQRRKQWKRIAATTCETALQDPDCHLIHHYDLQKRLIKLERKLRIPRRLQHDFGHVRLAEPIEINVEGIQLKRSPSLKPGAQQASTKTVWLDELDTGGECSVEEMCLSHFRSQGWKGYHAEGGAIRTIFAYLFYDILFLYIPNVFQTEYQTCPLDLHTDAFFSARASEINHRLVEIANGQGERFLRQVWDREHERRTSVVGLNWDFDVDDMAQLVRCFEGSALAAICKVMAQEYKHRGGGVPDLILWRANDQSAEGARSTPEAPRGEVMFAEVKSANDRLSDTQRLWIHVLTGAGVTVALCNAIAREVREVD, from the exons ATGGATGCGTTTGTCACACATTTTTACCGGTCTGACACAAGCGATGAAAGCTGCCGGTCTGCGTCTCACCGTGATAGTGCCGGTGAGCGGGCGCCAAAGCGCGTGAAGCGAGATGAAATTAAGAACCCAGGCCCGGACTTTCCAGACTCTGAAGAGTCTGACCATGGAAATGAGTCGCAAAAGAAGACTAATTGGGGGTCGCACCACAGTGAAGATGCGGATACTTCATACCTGCATGAAGCCACTGCATTTGAGAATGTCCTGCCACCTACACAGACAGATGCCGATGCAATTGAGGAATATGAACAGACGAGGTCTTCCCAAAAAGAGGCCGACAATGATGGGACTACCGCAAATACCAAATCTTTATGGATCAAAGGACGCAGCTCAATATATGTGGACGCCTTTAATCTCGCCCTCGATACAGTGTTGGAAGAAGAATCGGAACTGTTTGATGAGAAAGAGATGGAAGTTTTCAGGAGGTGGAAAGTATTGTCATACGAAGCACAGTATCT ATATGTTCGCCTGTTTCTCAGAAAAACCGCAGCGTGGCATCGGTCCAGCCGTTTAGGATACTATTCCGACATTTCAGAGCCCGAAGAGGCTATTGCAGCCTTGCAAGCCATCCAGAAACTGCCAACGAAAAATAGCCAAGACACTGAGGAGCTGGTTTCGGGATTTGACCTTGAGAGGTTCAACTTGGGAGCAAGCTTCGCATTTGCTGATGCTTCGGAAGACTACATCAACAGTGTTGAAGAAGCAGCATCGCTTTTGCTCTTGGATGAACTCAGAGCACTGGCCAAGGATGCTAAAATCCAGGGAAAGAATAAGGCGGAACTCGTGAAAGGTCTATGTCGAATGAGTCAACAACAACTTGGGCTGATGGCGCTTGGATTGAGCCGGCAGAACAGTCGCGATTCTGACGTTTCTGTCTCTGACCAGGAGTCTACCGGATCTTGCAAGAATGGACACCTGAAGCGGCAAAATTTAAATCGAAACGAGCACTTTTTGAGGAAGATGTTGGCCATTTTGGGACCATGCATTCGCTTGTCGCCGCTTACCTACAAGCTTTTTGAACGAGTGCACTTGGTGTTTTATCGATCTACTGAGTGGACGGAGAAATCACTTACCACAATAATCCTGGCCAAGATTGCGAGACGAAATTTCCCAGAGTACATTGTATGCAGGACCTCAACCATATTTGCTTCACGTTTACATCTTTTGGAATTTGAAGCGGGTATTCGCCTGGAGGCAGACGTGGATAACATACTTGAGTCTAGCGGAGTTCCTAACGAAGAGGATTTGCAACGGATCATGGATATCTTTGAAATGGTCTACCCTCGATGGAAGCAATATGTTAACGAGGAGGGAGAAAAGGAGCGGATGGTGTACGAAATGGGTGAGGGTGCCTACCTTAGGAGATTCAATCCTGCGCATTCGTATACTAGGATTATTGTAAAGGCTATGTGGGTAATGGGGAGACGGAAAGAATATGCTCGTGAGCATGGACTCCTTGAGGAACTGTTAGACCAGAAATTGTTTCACTTGGCTCGGCGAGGCTCATGGTATCAACGCAAGGCATTGCTGGAGGAGCACTACATGCCCACTGTGCGTGATGATGAGGGGTCTGGGGATTTGGAGCAGCGAAGGAAGCAGTGGAAGAGAATAGCTGCTACAACCTGTGAAACAGCACTACAAGATCCCGACTGCCATTTGATCCATCACTATGATCTTCAAAAACGACTCATCAAGCTCGAAAGGAAGTTGCGAATTCCACGCCGATTACAGCATGACTTTGGACACGTCCGGCTGGCAGAACCCATCGAAATCAATGTCGAAGGAATACAGTTGAAAAGGTCTCCGAGTCTTAAACCTGGCGCTCAACAGGCTTCAACCAAGACCGTTTGGCTGGACGAATTGGATACTGGAGGCGAGTGCAGCGTGGAAGAGATGTGCTTGAGTCATTTCCGTTCCCAGGGCTGGAAGGGATATCACGCAGAAGGGGGAGCTATCCGCACCATCTTTGCATATCTCTTCTACGATATCCTGTTTCTCTACATACCCAACGTGTTCCAAACGGAATACCAGACCTGCCCCTTGGACCTACACACAGatgccttcttctccgccagaGCATCGGAGATCAACCACCGCCTCGTTGAAATAGCCAACGGACAGGGCGAACGGTTCCTCCGACAAGTCTGGGATAGAGAACACGAGCGCAGGACCAGTGTCGTCGGTTTAAACTGGGACTTTGACGTGGACGACATGGCGCAGCTGGTACGGTGCTTCGAAGGCAGTGCCCTAGCAGCCATATGCAAAGTCATGGCCCAGGAATACAAGCACCGGGGGGGAGGGGTGCCAGATCTAATCCTTTGGCGGGCAAATGACCAGTCAGCTGAAGGAGCCCGAAGCACACCGGAAGCACCGAGAGGCGAAGTCATGTTTGCAGAAGTCAAGAGCGCAAACGACCGGCTGAGCGATACGCAGCGGTTGTGGATCCATGTCCTTACTGGCGCTGGTGTTACGGTGGCTTTGTGTAATGCCATTGCTAGGGAGGTGAGAGAAGTGGATTGA